A single genomic interval of Hydractinia symbiolongicarpus strain clone_291-10 chromosome 8, HSymV2.1, whole genome shotgun sequence harbors:
- the LOC130653831 gene encoding coadhesin-like, translating to MNWDNYPTIPNMKVSLLGDNKIFGNPFFLKTVTPGTWSPWSIWSNCDKTCGNGTQTRNRTCSPLSHVCELTNGSYSEQEIEGRKCFSMVCNINGGWGPWVTISGCSANCGGGVYTQERDCNSPQPKGLGNPCEFSTYDGHGLHENRTVSCNTEPCTDVSIWGEWTAWSNCFPNCANGHRHRNRTCIVLADSIGCLINGTHSMNDSEREVCSIATCPVNGSWSQWNSWSGCLKTCDNGTRYRTRQCSSPAPKYGGVKCKGIDGTIALEEVGLKYCHNDPCFRFGGWSKWRNVTECSITCGFGTFVRKRYCNNPTPIGQGGLCIDMNNKPVLHELNTVGCSLGER from the exons ATGAATTGGGACAATTACCCAACGATACCAAACATGAAG gtgaGTCTTCTGGGAGATAATAAAATATTTGGAAaccccttttttttaaaaacag TAACTCCTGGTACTTGGTCCCCATGGTCGATCTGGTCAAATTGTGATAAAACGTGTGGGAATGGAACGCAAACTCGAAATAGAACATGCAGTCCCCTTAGCCATGTGTGCGAGTTAACTAATGGTTCATATAGTGAACAAGAAATTGAAGGAAGAAAATGCTTTTCAATGGTCTGCAATA TTAACGGAGGATGGGGACCATGGGTAACTATTTCTGGCTGTTCCGCAAATTGTGGTGGAGGAGTTTACACGCAAGAAAGAGATTGCAACTCACCTCAACCTAAAGGACTTGGCAACCCATGCGAGTTTAGCACATACGATGGCCACGGTTTACATGAAAATCGCACCGTGTCTTGTAATACTGAACCGTGCACAG ACGTAAGCATCTGGGGAGAATGGACGGCATGGTCAAACTGTTTTCCCAATTGCGCGAACGGACACAGACACCGAAATAGAACATGCATCGTCCTAGCTGACAGTATAGGCTGTCTCATTAACGGTACTCATTCGATGAATGACTCCGAAAGAGAAGTATGCAGTATTGCAACTTGTCCAG TCAATGGAAGCTGGTCACAATGGAACAGTTGGTCAGGATGTTTGAAAACGTGTGATAATGGTACTAGGTACAGAACTCGCCAATGTTCCAGTCCTGCACCAAAATATGGAGGAGTAAAGTGCAAAGGAATTGATGGGACAATAGCATTAGAAGAAGTGGGATTAAAATACTGCCACAATGATCCATGTTTTC GATTTGGAGGTTGGAGCAAATGGAGAAATGTTACAGAGTGTTCTATCACTTGTGGATTCGGAACATTTGTAAGGAAAAGATACTGCAACAATCCCACCCCAATTGGACAGGGTGGGTTGTGCATTGATATGAACAATAAGCCAGTGTTGCATGAATTAAATACAGTAGGGTGTTCGCTTGgtgagagatag
- the LOC130653832 gene encoding coadhesin-like has product MFSTSLSGLFDSHRRLLTGCSAGESSSGERFTEWSLWSDCSITCGLGTASRSRECQLDNGGFCNGTTVETKVCFKTACAIPPIWTTWSAWTECSGTCGSGNRTRQRTCTNSFSCPRSMEVEDCFSGCRLPMCPAKGDDFDCNFETQCWLADESKRWVIGKNTPSENTGPDVDHTFLNGCGHFAYFEASCSKKGDTGSLSTSIKIATISQYCFSFWVSMYSVYPKQMGVLNLYFIQSQNTPTQLWSAHTILTNSSYTWKRISISLNVTIGEGFYVRRITYLHTNTMIFEAIRGFGFNSDMAIDDGKLTEGECKGQVDGHWGIWQQWTPCVVTCGSGVQRRNRTCTSPAPANDGLNCVGPATVTRSCQLKKECPVNGGWCDWSTWSSCSTTCDNSTRYRMRECAEPAPMHGGSQCVKVNGTNGLEELQVESCYNEPCFRLGGWSEWANVTECSVTCGSGTVTRKRKCYNPTPLGEASSCINSKNVPSLEEINALDCYNSCPERG; this is encoded by the exons ATGTTCTCAACCTCGCTGTCAGGGCTCTTTGACTCTCACCGGCGCTTATTGACAG GATGTTCAGCGGGGGAATCCTCTTCAGGAG AAC GATTTACAGAGTGGAGCTTATGGTCTGATTGTTCGATAACATGTGGTTTGGGAACCGCCTCTCGTTCTAGAGAATGTCAGCTTGATAATGGAGGTTTTTGTAATGGAACTACCGTCGAAACGAAAGTCTGTTTTAAAACTGCATGCGCAA ttcctCCAATCTGGACCACGTGGAGTGCATGGACGGAATGTTCAGGGACATGCGGAAGTGGGAACAGGACACGGCAGAGAACTTGTACAAATTCTTTTTCGTGTCCTCGAAGTATGGAGGTAGAAGATTGTTTCAGTGGATGTAGATTACCTATGTGTCCAg CAAAAGGAGATGACTTTGACTGCAATTTCGAAACACAGTGTTGGTTAGCTGATGAAAGTAAGCGATGGGTAATTGGTAAAAACACTCCTTCTGAGAATACTGGACCAGATGTTGACCATACCTTTTTAAACG GATGTGGTCATTTTGCTTACTTCGAAGCAAGTTGTTCAAAAAAAGGTGATACGGGATCTCTATCAACGTCCATAAAGATTGCAACGATTTCACAATATTGCTTCAGTTTTTGGGTTTCAATGTATTCAGTTTATCCAAAGCAAATGGGTGTTctgaatttatattttatacaaaGCCAAAACACGCCAACTCAACTTTGGTCTGCTCATACTATTTTAACAAATTCTTCATATACTTGGAAGAGAATATCAATCTCTCTTAATGTCACTATTGGAGAAGGTTTTTATGTAAGAAGAATTACATATCTACATACCAATACG ATGATATTTGAAGCAATACGAGGATTTGGGTTTAACTCTGACATGGCTATTGATGATGGTAAATTAACTGAAGGGGAATGCAAAGGTCAAG TTGATGGGCATTGGGGAATCTGGCAGCAATGGACACCATGTGTTGTCACATGTGGAAGTGGCGTCCAAAGAAGAAACAGAACATGCACGTCTCCTGCACCTGCTAACGATGGACTAAATTGCGTTGGTCCTGCAACAGTGACAAGAAGTTGCCAACTCAAAAAAGAGTGCCCAG TTAATGGAGGCTGGTGTGACTGGTCAACTTGGTCAAGCTGTTCGACTACTTGTGACAACAGCACAAGGTATCGTATGCGAGAATGTGCCGAACCAGCCCCGATGCATGGAGGATCACAATGTGTTAAGGTTAATGGTACCAATGGCCTAGAGGAACTCCAAGTGGAAAGTTGCTATAACGAACCATGTTTTC GTCTTGGCGGATGGAGTGAATGGGCGAATGTAACTGAATGTTCCGTCACTTGTGGATCAGGAACAgttacaagaaaaagaaaatgttataATCCAACACCCCTAGGAGAAGCAAGCTCATGTATTAATTCTAAGAACGTCCCATCTCTGGAAGAAATCAATGCGTTAGATTGTTATAACTCCTGCCCAG AAAGAGGATGA
- the LOC130653834 gene encoding uncharacterized protein LOC130653834, translating into MGWGCLLNFETLKTCISDLVTLVVMYPIRICEVALMPNSEKLLLRKCAKPLGTCHHVTVSAKAFIEKYTSVFCVTVSAKAFIEKYTSVFLYLFNFSGVEAKQPNSAIRKCVRVQLIKNGKKITAFVPNDGCLNYIEENDEVLVSGFGRKGHAVGDIPGVRFKVVKVASVSLLALFKGKKERPRS; encoded by the exons ATGGGTTGGGGTTGTCTGCTGAACTTCGAAACTTTAAAAACCTGCATATCAGACTTGGTGACCTTAGTTGTTATGTATCCAATCCGGATATGTGAAGTTGCACTGATGCCTAATTCAGAAAAGTTGCTTCTGAGAAAATGTGCCAAACCGCTGGGAACATGTCACCA TGTTACTGTCAGTGCTAAAGCATTCATAGAAAAATATACTTCAGTTTTTTG TGTTACTGTCAGTGCTAAAGCATTCATAGAAAAATATACTTCGGTTTTTTTG tatttgtttAACTTTAGTGGTGTTGAAGCCAAACAGCCAAATTCTGCCATCAGAAAGTGCGTCCGTGTACAGCTTATTAAGAACGGCAAAAAGATTACTGCATTCGTACCTAACGATGGTTGCTTAAATTACATTGAAGAAAACGATGAAGTTTTAGTCTCTGGATTCGGTCGTAAAGGACATGCCGTCGGTGATATTCCTGGTGTTAGATTTAAAGTTGTCAAAGTTGCCAGTGTGTCGCTTTTAGCTTTATTCAAGGGAAAGAAGGAAAGACCAAGATCttga
- the LOC130654616 gene encoding 40S ribosomal protein S23: protein MGKPRGIRVARKLRTLRREQRWHDKKYKKAHLGTALKANPFGGASHAKGIVLEKVGVEAKQPNSAIRKCVRVQLIKNGKKITAFVPNDGCLNYIEENDEVLVSGFGRKGHAVGDIPGVRFKVVKVASVSLLALFKGKKERPRS from the exons GTAAACCACGTGGAATCCGGGTGGCCCGAAAGTTGCGCACCCTTCGTCGTGAGCAAAGATGGCatgataaaaaatacaaaaaggccCATTTAGGAACTGCTCTGAAAGCCAACCCTTTTGGTGGTGCATCACATGCAAAAGGAATTGTGTTGGAAAAAGT TGGTGTTGAAGCCAAACAGCCAAATTCTGCCATCAGAAAGTGCGTCCGTGTACAGCTTATTAAGAACGGCAAAAAGATTACTGCATTCGTACCTAACGATGGTTGCTTAAATTACATTGAAGAAAACGATGAAGTTTTAGTCTCTGGATTCGGTCGTAAAGGACATGCCGTCGGTGATATTCCTGGTGTTAGATTTAAAGTTGTCAAAGTTGCCAGTGTGTCGCTTTTAGCTTTATTCAAGGGAAAGAAGGAAAGACCAAGATCttga